From Phenylobacterium montanum, the proteins below share one genomic window:
- a CDS encoding glycoside hydrolase family 2 protein has protein sequence MIGSQRDGESRRESKTLRKRAWAIAAIAIALSALSAMPASAQGSAQRAVEAVAGAGRVRLNFNADWRFRLGDVRGAQQPSFEDAGWDRIGLPHSFSIPYFQSPDFYAGPGWYRKIFDLPRLPHGRRLSLEFEGAFQKAEVFVNGVAVGSHRGGYTGFPVDITAAVKPGRNVVAVRVDNQWDPTLAPRAGEHVFSGGLYRDVWLVANDAVHVPWTGTRITTPQLTAASGLVAAETEVRNDAPEPAHVRVRTRIVDCVGHAVATLPDRVVIAPANATVIAEQLSGPIKRPKLWSPETPNLYHAETRLMVSGRIRDVFQTEFGFRWFSWTADRGFFLNGEHRYFRGANVHQDQAGWGDAVTNGAIDRDVQLMKDAGFDFIRGSHYPHDPHFAEATDHIGLLFLSEAPFWGTGGFKSDWGGSAYPTDPKDRAAFDQSVKQQLAEMIRINRNHPSIVLWGMDNEVFFSAPETMPDVRRLLAEEVALAHKLDPTRPAAVDGAQRGEIDHIGDVAGYNGDGAVLFPNPGVANFVAEYDSTMTNRPGEYEPGWGDLVHTPGADPARPYSWRFPWRSGEVIWSGFDHGSIAGRRFASMGIVDYSRLPKRAWYWYRNAYRGVAPPGWPQPGKAAALNLAASAPVLTHADGTDDVQLVVTVVDAQGQPLSNSPPVHLAIEAGPGELPTGRAIDFTPDGDIPIRDGKAAIAMRSWQAGVSRIRATSPGLEDAVLSLRTTDGPPFVPGATPLAGDRPYTPTDHVSAERPEETFGLHNPTAASSSAPGHPSSLANDNDDKTAWLAAAGDPSPSLTVDPERIVQYRRIRLIFPQAAGYGVKAEVKGLDGRWRTLAEQPLGGEARRELEITTARLIGGPVRLTIRAPENAPAGMAEVRLVGVLQDH, from the coding sequence ATGATCGGTTCGCAGCGGGATGGCGAATCGCGTCGCGAAAGCAAGACGCTTCGGAAGCGTGCATGGGCGATCGCGGCCATCGCCATCGCCTTGTCGGCGCTGTCGGCCATGCCAGCCTCGGCGCAAGGATCTGCGCAAAGGGCCGTCGAGGCCGTCGCGGGCGCCGGGCGCGTTCGCCTGAACTTCAACGCCGACTGGCGATTCAGGCTCGGCGACGTCAGGGGCGCGCAGCAGCCAAGCTTCGAGGACGCCGGCTGGGACCGGATCGGTCTGCCGCACAGCTTCAGCATCCCCTACTTCCAGTCGCCAGACTTCTATGCCGGCCCGGGCTGGTACCGGAAAATCTTCGACCTGCCGCGCCTTCCCCATGGCCGGCGGCTGTCGCTTGAGTTCGAAGGCGCTTTCCAGAAGGCCGAGGTGTTTGTGAACGGCGTCGCGGTGGGCTCGCACAGGGGCGGCTACACTGGCTTTCCGGTGGACATCACGGCGGCCGTGAAGCCTGGCCGCAACGTCGTCGCTGTGCGGGTGGACAATCAATGGGACCCAACGCTCGCGCCCCGGGCAGGCGAACATGTGTTCAGTGGCGGGCTCTATCGCGACGTCTGGCTCGTGGCCAACGACGCGGTGCATGTTCCGTGGACCGGCACGCGTATCACCACCCCGCAACTGACGGCGGCGTCTGGCCTGGTCGCGGCCGAAACCGAGGTCCGCAACGACGCTCCCGAACCAGCGCACGTCAGGGTGCGGACCAGGATTGTCGATTGCGTTGGCCATGCGGTAGCGACGCTCCCGGATCGCGTGGTCATAGCGCCCGCGAACGCGACCGTCATAGCCGAACAGCTTTCCGGGCCCATCAAGCGCCCCAAGCTGTGGAGTCCGGAAACGCCGAATCTCTATCACGCAGAGACCCGTCTGATGGTGTCGGGGAGGATCAGGGATGTGTTCCAGACCGAGTTCGGCTTCCGGTGGTTTTCCTGGACCGCCGACCGCGGCTTCTTCCTGAATGGCGAGCATCGTTACTTTCGCGGGGCCAATGTGCACCAGGACCAGGCCGGCTGGGGCGACGCCGTCACCAACGGCGCCATCGACCGGGATGTCCAGTTGATGAAGGACGCTGGCTTCGACTTCATTCGCGGCTCGCACTATCCCCACGATCCCCACTTCGCCGAAGCCACCGATCACATCGGCCTGCTCTTCTTGTCGGAGGCGCCGTTCTGGGGCACGGGCGGCTTCAAGAGCGACTGGGGCGGGTCCGCCTATCCGACCGATCCAAAAGACCGCGCCGCCTTCGACCAGAGCGTCAAACAGCAGTTGGCCGAAATGATCCGGATCAACCGCAATCATCCTTCCATCGTGCTCTGGGGCATGGACAACGAAGTCTTCTTCTCCGCCCCCGAGACCATGCCGGACGTGCGGCGGCTGCTGGCCGAGGAGGTCGCCCTGGCGCACAAGCTTGATCCCACCCGGCCCGCCGCCGTCGACGGCGCCCAGCGCGGCGAGATCGACCATATCGGCGATGTCGCCGGGTACAACGGCGACGGTGCGGTGCTATTTCCGAACCCGGGCGTTGCGAACTTTGTGGCCGAATACGACTCGACCATGACGAACCGGCCAGGCGAGTATGAGCCGGGCTGGGGTGACCTCGTGCACACGCCGGGCGCGGATCCGGCACGACCTTACTCCTGGCGGTTCCCCTGGCGATCGGGTGAGGTGATCTGGTCCGGCTTCGACCATGGCTCGATCGCCGGCAGGCGGTTCGCCTCGATGGGGATCGTCGACTATTCGCGGCTGCCGAAGCGGGCCTGGTACTGGTATCGCAACGCCTATCGTGGGGTCGCCCCGCCGGGGTGGCCGCAGCCGGGAAAGGCCGCCGCCCTGAATCTCGCGGCCAGCGCCCCGGTCCTGACGCACGCGGATGGAACCGACGATGTGCAACTCGTCGTCACGGTCGTGGACGCTCAGGGCCAGCCACTGTCAAACAGCCCCCCCGTCCATCTTGCCATCGAGGCCGGCCCCGGCGAGCTGCCGACCGGTCGCGCTATAGATTTCACGCCGGACGGTGATATCCCGATCCGCGACGGGAAGGCGGCGATCGCCATGCGCAGCTGGCAGGCGGGCGTCAGCCGGATCCGGGCCACTTCGCCCGGCCTCGAGGACGCCGTGCTCTCTCTTCGCACGACCGACGGCCCCCCCTTCGTCCCCGGCGCAACCCCGCTCGCGGGCGATCGCCCCTATACGCCGACGGACCACGTCTCAGCGGAGCGACCGGAAGAGACGTTCGGCCTCCACAACCCGACCGCCGCCAGTTCGAGCGCCCCCGGCCATCCCTCGAGCCTCGCAAACGACAATGATGACAAGACCGCATGGCTCGCCGCCGCAGGTGATCCCTCACCGTCGCTTACGGTCGATCCGGAGCGGATCGTGCAATATCGCCGTATCCGCCTCATCTTCCCGCAGGCGGCCGGCTACGGCGTGAAGGCTGAGGTCAAAGGCCTGGACGGACGCTGGCGCACCTTGGCCGAGCAGCCCCTGGGCGGCGAGGCGCGACGCGAGCTCGAAATCACGACGGCGCGGCTCATCGGCGGACCTGTGCGGCTGACCATCAGGGCGCCCGAGAACGCGCCCGCCGGCATGGCCGAGGTCCGTCTCGTCGGCGTGCTCCAGGATCATTGA
- a CDS encoding glycoside hydrolase family 97 catalytic domain-containing protein, translating to MMTASPSAMSCQAARLCCQAGGDRLAVSQPGAMRDQRVQWLHEVMWSELKISELKADKLYDLPAACASASGRTHFAIAQSNLPGYAGGLEPVASGFDLRGRPLPATAVVAVGARDGLTSPWREIMMGDRAGDLIPSPLIGDLSTPPQGEFSWVKPGKVAWDWWSGPTAGEKPSLEGYERFFDFAAAFGFPYVLIDAGWAHGSTPCSDAGPKTDITRADPAIDMPALVKYAADRHVGLVLWAHWRHVQPRMVEVLDTQQRWGIKGVTVDFTMRDDQEIVNFHHDMARETAKRHLLLDLHAAYPPGGLARTYANFITQDGVLGAEYNKFSWLVTPGHNVRLAYTRMLLGPMDYTPGGFRNSTPETFAVHEVMPMTQTTRGQALAKYVVYDSPLQMMADNPDAYAGAPGFDFLKIVPTAWEETRFIGATPETYVALDRRKGDVWYVGAMANEDGRTVDIPLSFLGQGQHSARLWADGADPDSVDTKLKAVTASDHLPLAMKAAGGGVIVFTPMGRQGGLNQPAYAREGGSGRQLRSGSSGGSPREPERINDPGARRRDGPRPCRRARSRAP from the coding sequence ATGATGACGGCGTCGCCTTCCGCTATGTCCTGCCAGGCGGCCCGCCTATGCTGTCAGGCGGGAGGCGATCGGCTTGCTGTTTCCCAACCAGGCGCCATGCGAGATCAGCGAGTTCAATGGCTCCATGAGGTCATGTGGAGCGAGCTGAAAATCTCCGAGCTCAAGGCTGACAAGCTCTACGACCTGCCCGCGGCGTGCGCCTCGGCCAGCGGCCGCACTCATTTCGCAATCGCGCAGTCGAACCTGCCTGGCTATGCGGGCGGCCTCGAACCGGTCGCGTCTGGATTCGACCTGCGAGGGAGGCCTCTGCCCGCGACTGCAGTTGTGGCGGTCGGCGCCCGCGACGGGCTAACCAGCCCCTGGCGCGAGATCATGATGGGCGACCGGGCAGGGGACCTCATTCCCTCGCCATTGATCGGCGACCTGTCCACGCCGCCGCAGGGCGAATTCTCCTGGGTCAAACCCGGAAAAGTGGCCTGGGACTGGTGGTCGGGGCCGACGGCGGGCGAAAAGCCCAGCTTGGAAGGCTACGAGCGCTTCTTCGACTTTGCCGCGGCTTTCGGCTTCCCGTACGTCCTGATCGACGCTGGCTGGGCCCATGGCTCCACGCCCTGCAGCGACGCCGGTCCCAAGACCGACATCACTCGGGCTGACCCGGCGATCGACATGCCGGCGCTGGTGAAATATGCGGCTGACCGGCATGTCGGCCTGGTCCTGTGGGCTCACTGGCGCCACGTCCAACCGCGCATGGTCGAGGTGCTCGACACCCAGCAGCGCTGGGGGATCAAGGGCGTCACGGTCGACTTCACGATGCGAGACGACCAGGAGATAGTGAATTTCCACCATGACATGGCGCGAGAAACGGCCAAGCGGCATCTGCTGTTAGATCTGCACGCCGCCTATCCGCCTGGGGGGCTCGCGCGCACCTACGCGAATTTCATCACGCAAGACGGCGTTCTCGGCGCCGAATACAACAAGTTTTCGTGGCTCGTGACGCCGGGGCACAATGTGCGGCTGGCCTATACGCGGATGTTGCTGGGCCCCATGGACTATACGCCGGGGGGCTTTCGCAATAGCACGCCCGAGACCTTCGCCGTTCACGAGGTCATGCCGATGACGCAGACGACACGCGGCCAAGCCCTGGCCAAGTATGTCGTCTACGACAGCCCGCTGCAGATGATGGCCGACAACCCGGACGCCTATGCGGGCGCGCCCGGCTTCGACTTCCTCAAAATCGTGCCGACGGCGTGGGAAGAGACGCGGTTCATCGGCGCCACGCCGGAAACCTATGTCGCCCTGGACCGGCGCAAGGGGGATGTCTGGTATGTCGGCGCGATGGCAAACGAGGATGGGCGCACGGTCGATATCCCGCTCTCCTTCCTCGGCCAGGGCCAGCATTCCGCCCGGCTATGGGCCGACGGCGCCGATCCGGACAGTGTCGATACTAAGCTGAAGGCCGTGACCGCTTCCGATCACCTGCCGCTGGCCATGAAGGCTGCGGGGGGCGGCGTCATCGTGTTCACGCCGATGGGCCGGCAGGGAGGGCTCAACCAGCCGGCCTATGCGAGGGAAGGGGGATCCGGCCGCCAGCTCCGTTCGGGGAGCAGCGGCGGAAGCCCGCGCGAGCCAGAGCGGATCAATGATCCTGGAGCACGCCGACGAGACGGACCTCGGCCATGCCGGCGGGCGCGTTCTCGGGCGCCCTGA
- a CDS encoding SGNH/GDSL hydrolase family protein, protein MTAERAERIFGMALSLGLLASAGEARAAIEVGALADEAPQTAPLPVHVMGRALRRGPSTWVRQWPGTYFETGFDGAAVDLRVGAGEVNLRITVDGEASVLLTRPHPGTYRVQGFAPGRHRVRAQVVSESQAGPTEFGGFWAEAGTKPSPLRQATRQVEFIGDSHTVGYGNTASRRDCGPDQVWSTTDTSQGIAPRIASRYGADYQVNAISGRGIVRNYNGFAADTLPQAYPFTLFDSKARWADPAWRPQLVVIALGTNDFSTPLHAGEKWADRNQLRADYETSYAGFVESLRVRYPRAYFVLWATDLADGEIRSEVSRVVERLRRGGERSIALVPVSGLSLSACQYHPSTADDAVISNAISAYVDAHPEVWAAAGR, encoded by the coding sequence GTGACCGCGGAGCGCGCCGAGCGCATTTTCGGGATGGCGTTGAGCCTCGGGCTGCTCGCTTCCGCTGGCGAGGCCCGAGCCGCGATCGAGGTCGGCGCCCTGGCTGATGAGGCCCCGCAAACGGCGCCTTTGCCGGTCCATGTGATGGGGCGGGCGCTCCGGCGGGGCCCTTCGACCTGGGTCCGCCAGTGGCCCGGCACCTATTTCGAGACCGGTTTCGACGGCGCCGCAGTGGACCTGCGCGTGGGGGCCGGCGAGGTGAATCTCCGGATCACGGTGGACGGCGAGGCGTCGGTTCTGCTGACCAGGCCGCACCCGGGAACCTACCGCGTCCAGGGCTTTGCGCCGGGCCGCCACAGGGTGCGTGCGCAGGTGGTGAGCGAGAGCCAGGCGGGGCCGACCGAGTTCGGCGGCTTCTGGGCCGAGGCCGGGACAAAGCCATCGCCTTTGCGCCAGGCGACCCGACAGGTCGAATTCATCGGCGATTCCCACACAGTGGGCTACGGGAACACCGCCTCCAGGCGGGACTGCGGCCCCGACCAGGTTTGGAGCACCACTGACACCTCGCAGGGGATCGCGCCACGCATCGCGAGCCGCTACGGCGCCGACTATCAGGTGAACGCCATCTCCGGGCGCGGGATCGTGCGCAACTATAATGGGTTCGCCGCCGATACCCTGCCGCAGGCCTATCCTTTCACGCTGTTCGACAGCAAGGCGCGATGGGCCGATCCGGCCTGGCGTCCACAGCTCGTGGTGATCGCGCTCGGGACCAACGATTTCAGCACCCCGCTCCATGCGGGGGAGAAGTGGGCTGACCGCAATCAACTCCGCGCCGATTACGAGACGAGTTATGCCGGTTTCGTGGAAAGCCTGCGGGTGCGATATCCCAGGGCCTATTTCGTCCTCTGGGCGACCGATTTGGCGGACGGAGAGATCCGGAGCGAGGTGAGCCGCGTGGTTGAGCGCCTGAGGCGTGGCGGCGAGCGCAGCATCGCCCTGGTCCCCGTCAGCGGCCTGTCGCTGAGCGCCTGCCAATACCATCCGTCAACGGCGGACGACGCCGTCATCTCCAACGCAATATCCGCCTATGTCGATGCCCATCCGGAGGTGTGGGCCGCTGCTGGGCGCTGA